In Leucobacter insecticola, one DNA window encodes the following:
- the fdhD gene encoding formate dehydrogenase accessory sulfurtransferase FdhD: protein MSRIAARRRVTRLTVGGLVSSRADFLAVEEPLEIRVFGRSLAVTMRTPGNDIELAAGFLVSEGVIHHAEHFTTARYCAGVRAPTDVRTVIQLGLPEQPPSPTGEPSAGLPDEGNTYNVLDVTLAPGVAPPDPSLERNFYTTSSCGLCGKASIEAVHTNSHYTVAEDQLTIDAEMLATFPDLLRAQQAVFDRTGGLHAAALFDGNTGEMLVLREDVGRHNAVDKVVGWAMMNDRLPARNCVLMVSGRASFELTQKALMAGIPMLTAVSAPSSLAAELATDAGLTLVGFLRGQSMVIYSRPDRITNDSNPSSTPELAPQRTIEKVAPL, encoded by the coding sequence GTGTCTCGCATCGCCGCACGTCGCAGAGTAACCCGCCTTACCGTGGGTGGGCTCGTTTCCAGCCGCGCCGATTTTCTCGCGGTGGAGGAGCCGCTAGAGATTCGCGTTTTCGGCCGATCGCTCGCGGTGACGATGCGGACACCGGGAAATGACATCGAACTCGCCGCAGGATTTCTCGTCTCAGAGGGCGTCATCCATCACGCCGAGCACTTCACGACGGCCAGGTACTGCGCGGGAGTTCGGGCCCCCACCGATGTGCGCACCGTGATCCAGCTCGGGCTTCCAGAGCAACCCCCCTCGCCCACCGGTGAACCCAGCGCTGGTCTCCCCGATGAGGGCAACACGTACAACGTGCTCGACGTCACGCTTGCCCCGGGGGTAGCTCCGCCCGATCCAAGCCTTGAACGAAACTTTTACACGACAAGCTCCTGCGGCCTCTGCGGCAAGGCGAGCATCGAGGCGGTGCACACCAACTCCCACTACACGGTGGCAGAAGACCAGCTCACGATCGACGCGGAGATGCTCGCGACGTTCCCGGATCTGCTGCGCGCTCAGCAGGCCGTGTTCGACCGCACCGGTGGTCTCCACGCGGCGGCCCTCTTCGATGGCAATACCGGCGAGATGCTGGTGCTGCGCGAAGACGTGGGCCGCCACAACGCCGTCGATAAAGTCGTCGGTTGGGCGATGATGAATGATCGGCTGCCCGCACGCAACTGCGTACTCATGGTGTCGGGCCGCGCCAGCTTTGAACTCACGCAGAAGGCGCTCATGGCCGGGATCCCGATGCTCACCGCCGTTTCTGCCCCGTCGTCGCTCGCCGCCGAGCTCGCAACCGACGCGGGCCTCACCCTCGTGGGGTTCCTCCGCGGTCAGTCCATGGTGATCTATAGCCGCCCGGATCGCATCACCAACGACTCCAACCCGTCCTCCACGCCAGAACTTGCGCCCCAGCGCACCATCGAGAAGGTAGCTCCGCTATGA